The following is a genomic window from Bacteroidia bacterium.
CGGCAGTATGCTCGCCGTGGCGAATACCGCGAGTATGGTTGCGACGAAGGTGATAAGGCCCAGGGCCACGGCCTGTATCTGGCCGATCACCTCCTGTGAGCCGGAGATGTTCACCTGCTGCGATGCTCCCTCGCCTCCGACATTGATGGTGTCCGGCATGAGCAGGGCGAGAAGCACCTGCGCGAGCAGGGCCAGTGTTGAAATTGTCGCGAACGCGATGATGGTTTTACGCGCCAATCCTTCGCGAAACGTGTATCCTATGATCGCCCGCAGTTTCATTCCGCCTTCTCCCCTGAAATGACTTCGATGAACATATCTTCCAGACTCTGTCGTTGCTGTCGCAACGAGGTGATTAGAACGTTCGCTTCCCGGAGTTGATCTATCACGCTGTTGAGCCGCGTGACATCGTCGCAGCGGAGGTGCAGTTCGCCATCCTGGAGCCGGGCGTCCATGCGTGTCGCCTCCCAGTGCACGAGCAGATTGTCGGGGAGTGTGCCGTGAATACCAATGCTGTAACTTTCCTGCCTGGTCGTGAGTTCTTCGACGGATCCGAGACGGACCAGCTTCCCTTTGTCAAGAATTGCGACTCTGTCGCAGATCAGTTCCACCTCGCTGAGGAGATGGGAGTTGACGAAAACGGATTTCCCCTCGTTCCGCAAACGCACGAGCACGTCCCGTATGGCTTTTCTGCCGATGGGATCGACGCCGTCCGTGGGCTCGTCGAGTATGACCAGGCGGGGATTGTTGATGAGCGCCTGGGCAAGGCCGATGCGCTGGAGCATGCCCTTCGAATACTTCCGGATTTTGGTTTTTCTCCACTGCGTCATGTCCACAAGCGCAAGGACCTCGTCGATACGCTTCCCCAGCGTCTCTGCTGCGAGACCGCTGAGTTTCCCGAAATAGGAAAGCACCTGTTCGCCCGTCAGGAAGTCGGGATAGCGATGATTCTCGGGCAGGTAGCCCACCTCGGACTTCGCATCGGTATGTCCTATGGGCTTACCGAGCAACGTCGCACTCCCGGAGGTGGGGAAGACGATTTCGAGAAGCACCTTGATGAATGTGGTTTTTCCTGCGCCGTTCGGCCCCAACAGCCCAAAGATCTCTCCGTCATGCACATCGAGTGACAAGCAGTCCAGCGCCGTCACGGCGCCTTTGCGCTTCCCCTCGTACACTTTGGTGAGCTTGTCCGCATGTATGATTGTCATAGTTCACCCTGAAAGTAATCCGGAAAGATAGGACGGCCGGACACGTACTCCAAGTGAGGCTCACGGAATTTCACCGTTACAGGAATTTCACCGTAACAGATCAATAAGCGGGTCGGGAACCATCATTCTACAGTCCGGGGTTACGTCTGTATGCGCCATATTTTCCAAACCTCGCGTTCCGCCTTCAACTCCCGCGATACAATCACGCGCGAGCAACTCCTTCGTAACGCTTTTTTCCTTAGTGTCATTACGATTGCCTACAATGTGGCCGAAGGAGTCATCTCCGTGTATTTCGGCCAGAGCGACGAGACGCTCGCGTTGTTCGGCTTCGGTGTGGACAGTTTTGTGGAAGTGCTTTCCGGTATTGGCATAGCGCACATGATCCGGCGATTGCGGAGTCAGGGCGAAGAGAAGCGGGACAATTTCGAACGTACGGCATTGCGCATCACCGGCATCGCCTTTTACCTGCTTGCCGTGGGACTTACGGCCGGTGCGGTCATCAATGTCGTCGTCGGAACCGTTCCGGAAACGACATTACCCGGGATAGTCATTTCGGCGGTGTCGCTGGCGACGATGTACCTTCTGTTTCGCGCCAAGTTGCGCGTGGGCCGACAGCTTCGTTCCGATGCCATCATCGCCGATGCGAACTGCACGAAAACCTGCTTTTATCTCTCCATGATACTCCTTGCGTCCAGCGCATCCTACGAGATGTTCGGGTGGGGATGGTTTGATGTTCTGGGTTCGCTGGGTATCGCTTACTTTGCCTGGCGGGAAGGGCGTGAAGCCCTCACCAAGGCACGGACAGGAGTACTCGCGTGCGGTTGTGATCACTGAACGTACAGCACCCGCCGCACATTGCGTGATGGCGGGAAGCAGGAATCGGTCCGCCGGTGGCGGAGTGAAACGTGAAACGTGAATCGTGAATCGTGAATCGGAGGTCGTCAATCGCGTACGTCGTAATTCGTTTGCGAGTAACCCATGAAAACCCTATATTATATGTTCCGCTTCGGCGCGTTCGTCTAGCGGCTAGGACGTGGCCCTCTCAAGGCCAAAACACGGGTTCGATTCCCGTACGCGCTACTTGCAAACCCGGACACCGATCCGGGTTTTTTCTTATTGTTGTGGCTTGTAGATTTCACTCCTGTTCCGACCGCCCAAGCGCTGCATCGTCCCGACGCGGGACGCAGCATCGCTTGCATGTGTCGACAGCACGAGATACAACCTGTCAGATGCCGAGGTTACTATTGCCCGTGATGCATAGACTGCTTCTTGTTATTCTGCTCGGTCTGGTGACCGTTCTCCCTTCCGCTGCGCAGCAGACGGCGGGTCTCACCATTGTTCACTATAATGATTTTCACGCGCAGAACGTCCCGGTCACGATGATGATTGATGACGGGGAGGGCGGAAAGACGAAGGTGCAGGTGGGTGGCTCCGCTACCCTGAAGGCCTACGTGGACGGTATTCGGGCGGAGAACGAAAACGTCATTTTGCTCCATGCCGGAGATGATGTACAGGGCACACCGATCTCCTCGCTCACCAATGGTCGGTCTCAGTTCGAGTTGCTGGAGTTAATACAGCCGGACGCGATGACGCTGGGGAATCATGAGTTCGACCATGGTACCGACAATCTCCGTCAATTACTGACGACGGTAAGCTTCCCCATCATCTCGGCGAATCTTTGGGATAAAGTTCGTGGTGCGCCGTTCGTCCCGCGCTACCGCATACTCCGGCTTCGGGGTCTGTCCGTCGGCGTCATTGGGCTCGCACCACCGGATCTTCCGGTGCTGACCATGCGCGAAAACGTACGCGATCTCGACGTCCTCGATCCCGTCGCTGCCGTTCGGCAGACGATGGGCGAGTTGGAACGGAATCACAACGTAACGTGCGTCATCGTTCTCAGTCACATGGGATTTGAGGCGGATTCATTGCTCGCCGAGCAGGTTGGTGGCATTGATGTGATCATTGGAGGACATTCCCACACCGCTCTCGAAATTCCCCGGCGCGTCAATGGTGCCATCATAGCGCAAGCCGGCGAACGCGGGAAGTGGCTCGGGCGCATCGACGCCACGGTCGAAACAAACTCCGGCATCATCCGATCCTATCACGGGCGGCTGATACCGACGCGCACGGATGCTGTGACACCGAATTCCATCATCGCGGCAAAAGTTGCCGAACTGGAGGCACAGGTCGCCGAGGGTCTGGGTGAGCAGATCGCCGTATTGGAGAAGGACTGGATACGGGTATTTGACGGTGAATGCACTATCGGCAACTGGCAGGCGGACGTGATGCGCGATTTCGCAAACGCGGATGTCGCATTCCAGAATATCGGCGGCATACGGAAGGACATGCCGGCGGGACCGCTGACTCTCCGGGATATGTGGGAAATCAGTCCGTTCGACAATGAATTCGTTACCTTCACGGTTAGCGGCGCGCAACTTCTGGACATGCTGCGTCATCAGGCCCGGAGTTCGAAGGAATTCTGCCAGGTCAGTGGGGTACGCTACGTCTACGATTTCACCGCAGTTCCGGAGGAGGCACTTCGGGCAGACGTCGCCGGGCGCCCCGTCGATGCGGCAGCAACCTACCGCATCGTAACGAACAGCTATGTCGGAGGCCACCTCTATGACGTGTTCGGACTTCCCGAACGTGATATTGTGCTCAGTCCGGCACTGCCGGCTGCGGTGGGCAGGGATGTCTTTATCGAGTATGCGCGCCGACAGGGCCGCATCACCGGAGACATTGAAGGAAGAATCACCATTATCGGAAAAGGCAAATGAAGCGTTTCAGCATCACCATCACTCTGCTGTTCCTTCCCGTACTGACCGGCTTCTACCTGGTCGCGTGTAGCGACGATGGTGTCCGCCCCGGCGACGAAATCGTGTTTCCGGAGAAGGATGTCAGTTATGCCGCGCACGTGCAGCCGTTCTTCACCCTGCGCTGCGCGAACTACGGCTGTCATGAAGATCAAACGCGTGCCGGCAACCTGAGTCTCACGTCGTACGTCGCACTCACGGAGCGTCCTGGCATTGTGATCGCCGGTAACAGCGACGCCAGTTATCTCATGCAGAAGCTTGACGGACGACTGCCGCATCCCATAGAGGTTCCGGTGATCATCAACCAGAATCAGCTCAACGGCATCAGGACCTGGATAAACGAGGGTGCGAAGCATAATTGAGCATGATTATACAGCACGCAACCGCCCGACTTATCGCGCACGCGTCACGTCTCAAGCTTAAAAAAAACAGGGATGCAGAAGGGTTGTTTCTGCTCGAGGGAGAACGACTCGTCCGGGATGCGCTGGAGGAGCACATTTCGATCAGCCACCTCATCGTCAGCGATGCGCGTCTCTACCATTATAATTCGCTGATCACAGCTTGCGAAGAGGCAAACATTCAGGTGTATGTCAGCACCGCGAAGCAATTTCTGAAGCTTACGGACACCCGGCAGCCACAGGGTATCGCGGCTGTGGCACCGATCCCTTCGCCAGCCGGTGTGGACGATGCGGCGCTCAGCTCGGAAGTCCCCGTCGTCGCGCTTCATGGCATAGCGGATCCGGGAAATCTCGGTACCATCATTCGCGCGATGGATTGGTTTGGGATCCCGCTTCTGCTCTTGTCCTCGGGTAGTGTCGAGCCCTGGAACCCGAAGGTTGTGCGCTCGGCGATGGGATCGATGTTCCGAGTCCGAATATGCCACTACGATACGGAGGAGGAATTGCTGCGCATCGCACACACTGCCGGGCGAACACTCCTTGCCGCCGTCGCGGAGGGAGGGCAGGCCTTGCCGCGTTTGCACGTGCCGCCACGACCATTACTGGTGTTGGGTTCCGAAGCACATGGCCTTCCGGCGCCGTTGCTCGATAGTGCGCACAATGCGGTGACCATCCCCGGCAGCGGAGCGGCGGAATCCCTGAATCTGGCCATGTCGGCAACGATTTTACTGTATGCGTTTCATGTGGCCGGATGGTCGTTGACGGACTAGGGTAATAATCCGGAATTCCGTATTTTTCTCCTACGAAACGCACATTTCACAACACGCAGGAACAGGTGTTTCCTACGATCCTTCGCACCAGCGCGGCCGTGCTGGTCACCATCCCAACGATTACACTGCTACGCCGTGGCATGCTGCTCATGGTGCTGGCAATTCTCTTCCTGTCTTCCCGGTCCACGGCGCAGGACGGCATGCTCGACCATGTCTTCCGCTCACGA
Proteins encoded in this region:
- a CDS encoding RNA methyltransferase, whose protein sequence is MIIQHATARLIAHASRLKLKKNRDAEGLFLLEGERLVRDALEEHISISHLIVSDARLYHYNSLITACEEANIQVYVSTAKQFLKLTDTRQPQGIAAVAPIPSPAGVDDAALSSEVPVVALHGIADPGNLGTIIRAMDWFGIPLLLLSSGSVEPWNPKVVRSAMGSMFRVRICHYDTEEELLRIAHTAGRTLLAAVAEGGQALPRLHVPPRPLLVLGSEAHGLPAPLLDSAHNAVTIPGSGAAESLNLAMSATILLYAFHVAGWSLTD
- a CDS encoding ABC transporter ATP-binding protein, producing MTIIHADKLTKVYEGKRKGAVTALDCLSLDVHDGEIFGLLGPNGAGKTTFIKVLLEIVFPTSGSATLLGKPIGHTDAKSEVGYLPENHRYPDFLTGEQVLSYFGKLSGLAAETLGKRIDEVLALVDMTQWRKTKIRKYSKGMLQRIGLAQALINNPRLVILDEPTDGVDPIGRKAIRDVLVRLRNEGKSVFVNSHLLSEVELICDRVAILDKGKLVRLGSVEELTTRQESYSIGIHGTLPDNLLVHWEATRMDARLQDGELHLRCDDVTRLNSVIDQLREANVLITSLRQQRQSLEDMFIEVISGEKAE
- a CDS encoding 5'-nucleotidase C-terminal domain-containing protein, which produces MHRLLLVILLGLVTVLPSAAQQTAGLTIVHYNDFHAQNVPVTMMIDDGEGGKTKVQVGGSATLKAYVDGIRAENENVILLHAGDDVQGTPISSLTNGRSQFELLELIQPDAMTLGNHEFDHGTDNLRQLLTTVSFPIISANLWDKVRGAPFVPRYRILRLRGLSVGVIGLAPPDLPVLTMRENVRDLDVLDPVAAVRQTMGELERNHNVTCVIVLSHMGFEADSLLAEQVGGIDVIIGGHSHTALEIPRRVNGAIIAQAGERGKWLGRIDATVETNSGIIRSYHGRLIPTRTDAVTPNSIIAAKVAELEAQVAEGLGEQIAVLEKDWIRVFDGECTIGNWQADVMRDFANADVAFQNIGGIRKDMPAGPLTLRDMWEISPFDNEFVTFTVSGAQLLDMLRHQARSSKEFCQVSGVRYVYDFTAVPEEALRADVAGRPVDAAATYRIVTNSYVGGHLYDVFGLPERDIVLSPALPAAVGRDVFIEYARRQGRITGDIEGRITIIGKGK